In the Syntrophorhabdaceae bacterium genome, one interval contains:
- a CDS encoding flagellar basal body P-ring protein FlgI encodes MKKIAETTEYLMCRRKKESIIYFLLFFACCMVMFFIFSARDADAARIKELGYINGVRSNQLIGYGLVVGLNGTGDKSNTLFTFQSLANLLDKMGVKVNPTAIKVNNVAAVMITADLPPFAKTGNKIDAVISSMGDAKSIEGGVLLLTQLKGADGEVYGIAQGPIVVGGFMAVGAGASIQKNHPTVGRIVNGVSIEKEIPYEHLRTETIVVSLKTPDFTNARRIADRVNEVFAGSAHAKDGGTINVTIPDALRPNPVKFLAMLEGLEIKPDSLARIVVDEKTGTVVIGENVRISTV; translated from the coding sequence ATGAAAAAGATAGCAGAAACAACTGAATACCTCATGTGCAGACGGAAAAAGGAGAGTATTATATACTTCCTGCTGTTTTTCGCGTGTTGCATGGTCATGTTCTTTATCTTCTCTGCGAGAGACGCTGATGCCGCCCGTATAAAGGAGCTTGGCTACATCAACGGAGTGAGGTCAAACCAGTTGATCGGGTACGGGCTTGTTGTGGGACTGAACGGAACAGGCGACAAATCGAATACCCTCTTTACATTCCAATCACTCGCTAATTTACTCGACAAGATGGGGGTAAAAGTGAATCCAACGGCCATAAAGGTAAACAATGTGGCGGCGGTCATGATAACCGCCGACCTGCCTCCATTTGCAAAGACGGGCAACAAGATCGATGCTGTAATCTCCTCGATGGGAGATGCGAAAAGTATTGAAGGAGGCGTTCTTCTTCTTACGCAGCTCAAAGGTGCCGACGGCGAGGTCTATGGAATTGCCCAGGGTCCCATAGTGGTTGGGGGTTTTATGGCAGTCGGCGCGGGGGCGTCCATACAGAAGAATCATCCTACCGTAGGCAGGATTGTAAACGGGGTATCGATTGAGAAGGAGATCCCTTATGAGCATTTGAGAACGGAAACGATTGTTGTCTCATTGAAAACGCCTGATTTTACAAACGCGAGAAGGATTGCCGACCGTGTCAATGAGGTCTTTGCGGGTTCTGCCCATGCCAAGGACGGCGGAACAATAAACGTCACAATCCCGGACGCGCTACGGCCCAATCCGGTAAAATTTCTTGCCATGCTTGAAGGCCTTGAGATCAAGCCGGACAGTCTTGCCAGGATAGTCGTCGATGAAAAGACGGGGACTGTGGTCATAGGCGAAAATGTCAGGATATCGACGGT